From the genome of Oncorhynchus gorbuscha isolate QuinsamMale2020 ecotype Even-year linkage group LG18, OgorEven_v1.0, whole genome shotgun sequence:
ACATTGCCTCTCCATGGGCCGTAAGACTAACTTTAGACACATGCTCATTGATGCAAAAAAAATGGAGTAATGCAGATGGAACTCAAGTTAGGGCCCTGTGTGTGCAGGACTGAAACAGCTATGAAAACAAGAAGTAGGCTATACTAGCCTGGACGCCCGTATTTTCTTAAGCCAACTCCTGTATCGTTTTTGTCTAGGAAGAGGCATTGTTGAATGCAGAAACAGTCACGCTAGCACCTAGGTTAGATGTAAACAACACTAAAATAAGTTTACAATAGAACATTGAATGCAGCCGTCACTTAATTTATTCAGCATGATGGATGCACAATACATATCCCTTGCCTTGGGAGAATTAAATGTATCTTCCTATCTTTTTTTGCTCTGAAGGGTACTTACTGCCTGGGATATCTGGCTTTTGACCTCCTCACTCAACACCCCCTCGAACACAAACGAatctccaaacctctctgcctGCAGGAACACAgaacggggagagagaagtgccagcATCTTAGAACAATAAATAAGAGAAGGGAGCAATCACTTCTATAGAGTGACATCTGTCAGCATGGCTGTCTCATAGTAAACCACAATTCCACATGTGAGGCAATGTATGTTTTCATGTTTGTAATTAATTTGTAACACTCCTGACACTACTTCTGTCTTTGACCAATATCAATAAGACTAATCTCAATAAAGTCAGATACATTTTAAAAACCTACCTCGGTGATGTAGCCCGTGGCATTGATGAAGCTCTGGAAGTGGCGGTTGCTGACCTCATGAGCATCCATGTAGAAATGGTCCAGGTGCACCCTTCTCTGGGGACCCTCCCCATCCTGGGGGATGCCAGGACTGTCTGTACCCATCAGGAACTCCCCTCCTGGGATCAGGACCATCTACAGGACCACAACAGGGCCATCAAACAACAGACATCTATAAAGAACAGACACATCAGGACCATCAACAGGCACACACCAGGACCATCAACAGACACACATCAGAACCAtcaacagacaacagatacacatcagAACCAtcaacagacaacagatacacatcagAACCATCAACAGACAACATACACACATCAGGGCCATCAACAGACATCATACACACATCAGGGCCATCAACAGACAACATACACACATCTGGACCATCAACAGACACACATCAGGGCCATCAACAGACAACATACACACATCTGGACCATCAACAGACACACACCAGGACCATCAACAGACACACACCAGGACCATCAACAGACACACACCAGGACCATCAACAGACACGCACCGGGACCATCAACAGACACACACCGGGACCATCAACAGACACACACCGGGACCATCAACAGACACACACCAGGACCATCAACAGACACACACCAGGACCATCAACAGACACACATCTGAACCATCAACAGACACGCACCGGGACCATCAACAGACACGCACCGGGACCATCAACAGACATACACCAGGACCATCAACAGCCAACACACATCAGGGCCATCAACAGACAACATACATACATTGGGGCCATCAACAGACAACATACACACATAAGGGCCATCAACATACACAAATCATGGCCATCAACATACACACATCAGAGCCATCATCCGACACCATATGCACACCAGGACCATCGACAGACATGCACCGGGACCATCAACAGACACGCACCAGGACCATCAACAGACAACATACACACATCAGAGCCATCATCCGACACCATATGCACATCTGGACCATCAACAGACACACACCAGGACCATCGACAGACATGCACCGGGACCATCAACAGACACGCACCAGGACCATCAACAGCCAACACACATCAGGGCCATCAACAGACAACATACATACATTGGGGCCATCAACAGACAACATACACACATCAGGGCCATCAACAGACAACATACACACATCAGGGCCATCAACAGACAACATACACACATCAGGGCCATCAACAGACAACATACACACATCAGGGCCATCAACAGACAACATACACACATCAGGGCCATCAACAGACAACATACACACATCAGAGCCATCATCCGACACCATATGCACATCTGGACCATCAACAGACACACACCAGGACCATCGACAGACACACACCAGGACCATCAACAGACACACACCAGGACCATCAACAGTCACACACCAGGACCATCAACAGTCACACACCAGGACCATCAGCAGTCACACACCATGACCATCAACACACCAGGACcatcaacagacaacagacacacaccagTACCATCAACAGCCAACATACATACATCAGGGCCATCAACAGACAACATACACACATCAGGGCCATCAACAGACACACATCAGGGCCATCAACAGACTCACATCAGGGCCATCAACAGACACACATCAGGGCCATCAACATACACACATCAGGGCCATCAACAGACAACATACACACATCAGGGCCATCAACAGACAACATACGCACATCTGGACCATCAACAGACAACGGAAATGGTTCTAGAACCATGTACAGACACCacctacacagacacatacatattTAGAACAGGGACGGGCAGCTTTGGTGGGGGTGAGGGCCACAAAAAATCTAACTCATCGTGAGCGGCCGCAGTTGCTTGcgggtctgcgtacccacattCACCCCCCCAGTCTTGAGATActttttgttctatgagataatatcagtcagttaacatgacctatATAAATGAGCTGTTGAAGACTCTCATATAACAAAATGTAAATTATATCCTAACCCTGTGTTTACAACAGATCTTATTTTCGTTCATCCAAAACCCCTACAAAAACGCCAGTCATTTCCTCATAGGCTTTGTCCAAAGAACCATTTTGGAGTTAGTGCCTACATAAAGAGGTCGTTACTATTTAACGTGATCTCTATAACGATGTGAACGCTTGATATAATACCTGACTACGAGTATCAGTTTGTTCTCCATTCGTCTGAGTGTCTGTATGCCTTTCATTTGATTTCTTCGAGTATTTGACAGCAGGGTTTTCTGTTATTATGGAGCTTTCCTTCTCGATATCCACAACTGCTTCTCTCTTCAGGTTGTGGCAACCACAGCTCGAGCTCTCTGCCGCCAGCGGAACGATCGTCTCAGGTTCTGCGCCAACAGAGAGTTCTGGCTTGCTTTGAACACACAGCACATCATCTTTGACATTCAGGGAAAATAAGACAAACGCACAATAAAACAACATTGTTGCACCATTCAGCTCAAGACCACTTGTTTGTGGACCGAGCCATGCTTCCGCATTATCAGTCACGTGATCAGTCAGCTGATAACTGTAAGGTTGAAACTCTATACCATAAACATGTAGTCTATCATTTCAGCATACTCATGATTTACAATGTGTGTCATAATGTTTGTGTATAGTTCTTGATTTAAATTTTAATCGCACTTCCTCCAGCAGTGTCTAAAGTTTGGAGAAGTTTCTTTAAATAACGCGCAATACCCACCATACTTTGGGACTTGTAGTCATACATTTGCTTTCTGTTTTGTTAAGTATCCGAAGGAATAATTCATGAAACATCATTTCCCAGAAACCAGTACTGGTATATAATTTTATGAGGGGCAACAGACCTTCACGCGGGGACGAGCGCTCATGTAGCGAACGAACGGAAGGCAAGGTGATTGGATTGAGCTGTCAAAAAAATCGGACTCTACTTGCCGACTGAATCTCCGTGCTATGGATTAGTTGAAAGCGGTATATCGCTGCCATGCTCTCCCGTTGACCCAGCCTCGCGCGTCGCTCTCAACCTCTTACCACAGCAAAGGTAAAGTTGACCACAACTCTGTACAGTTTGCGGGAGCATCCCCGCCTCTTAAATATGTATTGCTTGTGGCGAGGGAAGAAGCGCAACAATCTATCTGCACCGACGCTGATTcaactatcccccccccccccccgagctgAGTAACGAGGTTTTGCCAATCTGATATGAAATATAATTTAACAATTGAAGCAACGCAAGTGTTCAAACTGTAGGCTACTCGACTCAAATGTGCTGAAGCTCAGTAAAGTTCGAGTGATTTCATACACTATCCCTTTTTGAAAGAAGATTGAGAAATATGGATTTGTGCTGGCAGTTTGCCCAGTGGCTTGGACATCATGTTGATAAACATGACAGTAACGTTATATCTATGTCGTGCACTGTTGTCTACTAAATGTTAGGCAATGTGGTTTTGAGGTAATATGATGGGCTGAATTGTTCACCATGTTTTAGTTTTTCTTCGAGTATGTTTCTAAGATGACTGCTCTGAAACTAGGCCTTGAGGTCAGCCTCATTATACTCACTCCTGGGGGATGTTGCAGTGTAGGCAAataatatgtatgtgtgtaggctACTAGACTCGCACAATAGGAACTCTGTAGACTGAAATGTCACCAATGTGAGCTGGGACTCAGTAGGTGCAGTATGTTCCAGGAGTTTTTCTCGACCAGCCACATGAACAGAAAAACCTCTAGGCCCCATGGACAGCCTATAGTTAGTCTGGAGTTTTTCTGGACAggtcaaatctaattttatttgacacatacatgtgtttagcagatgttattgtgtttttagctaaatgcttgtgtttctagcaaaatgcttgtgtttctagctaaatgcttgcgtttatagctccagcagtgcagtaatatctaacaatacacacaattgAAAGTAAAAGattggaattaagaatatataaatatttggatgagcaatgtcagtggcagactaagatgcagtagaataggatagagtacagtatatacatattagaggtctaccgatttatgatttttcaacaccgatacagattattggaggaccaaaaaagccgatgccgattaatcggccgattaaattttatttgtaataatgacaattacaacaatactgaatgaacacttattttaacttaatataatacatcaataaaatcaatttagcctcaaataaataatgaaacctgttgaatttggtttaaataatgcaaaaacaaagtgttggagaagaaagttaaagtgcaatatgtggtatgtaagaaagctaacgtttcagttccttgttcagaacatgagaacatttgaaagctgattgttccttttaacatgagtcttcaatattcccaggtaagaagttttaggttgtagttattataggactatttccctctataccatttgtatttccagtgtaacagtatagcttctcttctcactttggttacaccagcatctcgggagttgataggcttgaagtcataaacagcgcaatgcttgacgcacaacgaagagctgctgggaAAACGcaaagaaagtgctgtttgaatgaatattTACGTGCCTGcatctgcctaccaccgctcagtcagatatttagatacttgtatgcttgtatgctcagtcagattatatgcaacgcaggacacgctagataatatctagtaatatcatcaaccatgtgtagttaactagtgattatgattgattgttttttacaagataagtttaatgctagctagcaacttaccttggtttactgctttcgcgtaacaggcagtctccttgtggagtgcaacgagagaggcaACGAGAGAGGCAAGTCGTTATTGCCTTGGGCTAGTTAACTCTTAGGTTGCAAGAttagatcccccgagctgaccaggtgaaaatctgtcgttctgcccctgaacgaggcagttaacccaccgttcctaggctgttattgaaaataagaatgtgtcctgaactgacttgcctagttaaataaaggtataattatttattttttaaatctgcaaatcggcacccaaaaatacagatttccgattgttatgaaaacttgaaatcggccctaatcggccattccaattaatcggtcgacctctaatacatatgagatgagtaatgcaagtgATTAAAGTGATTAGTGTTCCAATTATTAAAGTTATCAGTGATTTCAAGTCcatgtatataggcagcagcctctaatgggatggctatttaacagtctgatggccttgagattgatgtttttcagtctctctgtcccagctttgatgcacctgtactgacttcgccttctggatcatagcggggtgaacaggtagtggtttgggtggttgttgtccttgatgatctttttggccttcctctgTGACAtcatgtcctggagggcaggtagtttgcatccggtgatgcgttgggcagaccgcaccaccctgcAAATCCTCCTGCTACCTCTCTCTGCGATTTCTCCTCAGCTAACAACAAACGTTCCCACAGATTTAGAGAACATTCCCTTAAGTCCCATTAGGTAATTAATCAATGTTGTCATATGAATGTTCTTGTGATGTGCAAGGAATGTTTCCAACAGACCATTCCCTAAGTGTCAAATATAAATTACCCAGAACATGGTTACCATTTTCTCAGAATTTAAGATAATAGTATTGTAGACGTGTTTCATGGGAGTATTACAAGAACATTaatgtgtccagttttctgtggTCAGTAGCCTCAGTTTCCAGGCTTTCTCACTGTTTGTGATGTTCGAGACATGGGGGCATGGTAAGGACTGACTCTTAAGGGTATTAACACAGCTTTACTCACTGGGCACTGTaacacctgcataacaataaccATTCACTACTAGAGTCTAGACCATGTGTCATCCCAAGATGTCATACATTGTATTCTAACCACTGACCAGATTTGGTGTAACTTCCTTTACAATTCAGTCCAAGTCCAATAGAAAGTAATGGTCTGTTTTCACTTACTTCCCTGAATGGAAAGGGGATTGAATCCAGCCCTGATTGTAATCCAGCTTGGGTCGGTGTTACAATAACACACAGTGACACCTTCGAACTTGTTGAACTGACGGGTCTGTCACTCCCTCCACCATATAGCCCAGGACAGGTCTAATAACCACAGGTGCATggccttcctgtttctctctgcctctcctaaTCATTAACTGTTTAcccctcacccacacacaccaggctGGAGCATCAGATAGTGCCTGGCCCCATGCAAATCCTCCTGCTACTTCTCTCTGGGATTTCTCCTCGGCTAACAACAAACTTTCCCAAAACTTTAGAGAATGTTGCCTTAAGGGTCTCATTAGGCAATTAACTAATGTTGTCATAGGAATGTTCCTGTGATGTGCAATGAATGTTTCCAAGAGACTATTTCCTGAGTGTCAAATAGAATATACCCAGAACATGGTTAcaatgttctcagaatataagaTATTCATGTTGTAGACACACTTCATGGTAACGTTGAAGAACGTGCATGTGTCCAGTTGTCTCTGGATTAGaagaatattccatcaacgtcaagctaaacatacacagaacatggttgccatgttctcagaataagATATTAATGTTCAAGACACTTTTCATGGGATGGTTGCTGTGTATCAGTTGTCAGGATGTTGCCTGATGGTCACGAAGaacccccccccaaataaaaagTTTAATTACACATCAGTCTTTGTTACTGTTGCTGAGCCAATCAAGGTCCTGATTGGTGGACCACTTATCCATTCATATCTTTTTGTAAGGTTAGGGACACAGTGCTTTTAACGTACATATTTGACAttgtgattttatttatttttaccccctttttcaatcttgtctcatcactgtaaCTCCCCAACAGGCAAAGGTTGAGTCATgcctcctccgaaacatgacccaccaaactTAACACACACccgccagccacaccaatgtgtcagaggcaACAACATTGAACTGACAACCGGAGTCAGCTTACAGGTGCCCggtccgccacaaggagtcactagatcACAATGAGCCAAGTTAAGCTCCCCCAGGCAGACCCTCCCCTAACAATAGGATTCCAGCTGGTTATGATACAGCCCAAGTCTGTAGGGGCGCCTCTGGCACTgggatgcagtaccttagaccgctgcgccattcgGGGGGCCCACATTGTGCATTTTCAtagtaattattattcaacatgacctcacctgggatttgaactcacaacctcttgatTTACTGTACTCCAATCATCCCACTATGCCACCATGTCAGgtatcagttaatctgattattaTCATTATTTATTTTATGTACTTATTTCAGCGATTTAAGAGCTTTCAGTATAGTTGTATAATTTAACCTCTTTTTAATGATACTCTTGAATCATTATGATCaattaaaatatttatttttctttggtatacttttaacagagctgagatttactttAAAGTGCATTCACCCTATGCTTACTCCTATCAAGTAGTTTCATCTACATGAGGGGTTAGGATGTCTTTTGGCCATGGCTGAGATATATTGGCCTAATAAGCATATGCCATAGAGAGATCCCTTATTGGGCATTTGTCATCATTGGTGCTGATGGCCTGGGTTTGAGACCCGCTAGGGTAATCACCCTACTCTCACATTCTTAGCAATATACTACTTCAGTTAATGTCATTATTTGGCAacagttacaacacacctgtctgatacagttgaagttggaagtaggttaggttggagtcattaaaactaatttttcaacccctccacacatttcttgttaacaaactatagttttggaaagttggTTAGGACGTCTACTagtaatttttctaacaattgtttacagacatattatttcacttataattcactgtatcacaattccactgggtcagaagtttacatacactaagttgtacctgtggatgtatttcaatgcctaccttcaaactcagtgcctctttgcttgacatcatgggaaaatcaaaataaattattgtagacctccacaggtctggttcatccttgggagcaatttcgaaaaggcctgaaggtaccatgttcatctgtacaaacaatagaacgcaAGTATAAGAACCATGGGAAcacatacagctcaggaaggagacgagttatgtttcctagagatgaacatactttggtgcaaatcaatcccagaacatccgcaaaggaccttgtgaagatgctggaggaaacaggtacaaaagtatctatatccacagtaaaacgagtcctatattgacagaacttgaaaggctgctcagcaaggaagaagccactgcttcaaaattGCCAttcaaaaaagccagactacggtttgcaactgcacatggggacaaaggtcgtactttttagagaaatgtcctctggtctgatgaaacaaagaaataactgtttggccacaatgaccattgttacgttttgaggaaaaagggggagccttgcaagccgaagaaaaccatTGCAACCGTGAGGCAcagtggtagcagcatcatgttgtgggggtgcattgctgccggagggactggtgcactacacaaaatagatggcatcatgagggaggacaattatgtggatctattgaagcaacatgtcaagagtcaagacatcagtcaataagtttggtcgcaaatgtgtcttccaaatggacaatgaccccaagcatacttccaaagttgtggcaaaatggcttaaggacaacaaagtcaaggtattggagtggccatcacaaagccctgacctcaatcatatagacaattggtgggcagaactgaaaaagcgtgtgcgagcaagaatGTGAGAGTAGGCTGATTTTTCCCCTAGCAGGTCTCAAACCCAGGCCACCAGCACCAATGACCAACAACCTAACCACTTTCCCAATAAAGGATAGGCTGTGCTTATTGGACCAGTATAGTTAGCCCCTGTCCTGTTCAGAAGACGCACTAACCCCTCCTCCTTAGGTACTTGTGTAGATCTGAAACAACTTGATAGGTGTAAGGTTGTAAGCAAAAAGGTACTTCAAGTGCATTCACATCTCAGCTATGTTAAAGGTACACTTAAAAAATTTAACTTTTCTTGATAATAGTGATTCAGGAGTATCATTAAAACAGGTGAACATGCTCCACAAACATGAGACAACTATAATGGAAGCCCTTTAATTGCTGGAATAAGTTAATCAATCAAAGATGAGAATAGACAGATTACCTGAGACATGACACTGACATGGTGGCGTAGCAGGAAGGTCGGCGTACCGTGAACCAGGAGGTTGTCAGTTTTTAAATCCCAGGTGAGGActgttgaataataattactgtataaatgatCATGCACAATGTATTCATGTAGGTCAAATATGTAAATCGAAACACTAGGTTCAAAGCTCTGTGTGAGTATCTCTATCCTTGACAACAGACAAAGCTATGAATGGATCAGTTGTTCACCAATCAGGTCCTTGATTGGCTGGACAATAGTAACAAGGTGTGATGTTTAGTGAAACATATGGGAAGAAGCTTTGTGACCATCAGGTGACGTCCTGACaacctatatatatacacacacacacacactcacagcaaaTCATCTGGTAGTGTTGATTTGTCAGTGTAACATTTCAGTTGATTCAGCAGTTAAATTGAACTCTAAGACATTATCAATCAGTGGTGTAAAAgaaccccagtgttggtgttaataacccgTGTTGAGTGAAAACATTCCCATCAAAACCACAGCCATCATTATGAGATTTGCCTGCACGCTGTACTGCAAGACAGGCATTTTTATTgtttttaatatctgtgtttttgcatttacATTGATTGATTCATCTTATgttacacaaagataaataacaaacATTTTTTCAAATCTGGTCTAATCAGTTAGTTAGATTTATTGCACCCATTACTGAAATGTTTCCAACTGTTGGATGTCCTAACTCTGTCTGGTTTCCAATAGGAATTatacatcactttgcaagcctgCATAATGTGTAAATCAGGAGGTTTCTAACACCGCTATGTTAGGGTAAACCTTGGTCATCAAAGTAAGGCCTTATGATATATTTAATGTATTGTCCTAAAAAGTTTTAATAATACATTTAGTCTCCAGTAAGAACTCACTTGGTGAAGTCCACAGGACTGAAACTACTACTTCTTCGTGTTTTATGGCGGACTACAACCCAAAAATGTGTAATGCAGCCACCAACTGGACAGGGTTGAGAAAAAAAAGTACAAAGAAAAATCCATACTTGATGAGGAAAACTAACCCAAATGAAAATAGTACATTGACAAAAACAAAACTCTCAATTATTCCTTCCTTCAAATCTCCATATTTTTCTTCTCAGGCTCTAGGGCCTGAGAGAGTGGCACAGCTTGTGACAATACTCTATGCATGTCCTCTGCCGAGAAGTTTTTCAGTCCCAGGAACCACTCCGCCGCATCCACAATGATATCTATTTTTCTGTACTTCGTTTCCACCTTGGCAGTGCCATTAATCTCCATAGCTATAAAGGCCACAAAGTCCACCTTCTTAACCTCCTATAATATCAGTGTCCTACTCTACTGGTTAAAGGCAACATGTGCAGCCTACAGTGAAGGCCTATCCACCACCATGGACTCTTTGGGAGCACCATTCGAACCCTCAACCCTTTTAACAGCTGATGCATAAGAAATGCTCTGGACAGCCCTTGctttggcagaactgaaaatgaacAAGTTCAACAAGCATGTCTCTGTCACGAACAAGTACAtgtcatgggtggtaactctgCAATTCACTCAAAGGCGCACTTTGAAATTATATTGGGGGCGTGGCTTTCATGTTGTTATGGCCACCCATGAGTGAAAGTGTTGTACGAGTATAAGTGGCCTATGGTTCTGTTAACTGAAGTTTGAGTGTGTCTACTGTCAGTCCTGAAGTCTTTGTAAATGATTACATAAAAGCATTTGGCACTAAAGACCTATTGTTACAATATCTCTAATTCAACATTAGCGATATTGTGAAGTGATACGGACCTCTTTACATAATTGTAAAAATATACTATTTCAGGTGTTATTGCTTAACACCATTGGTGTAAACTATATACACTTCCTAGTGTTCAAAATTCTATATAAGGTGTTTTTGCATAACAGTGTTAATTCCCAAACACTGGCAAAGTATAACAGCGTCAGCACTAAGCACAGGGTTAATTTAACACTGAAAAGTGTGGACCCGTATCGACACTGTCAAGTGTTAAATGTAACACGGTCAtgaaccaggtttccatccaatcttTTTATGCGGGTAAAGTACATGTCAGATAAAAAATGTCATGACCGGCCTGATGGAAACGGAACACTTTTCgctaaactttccaaatgtcgacaaaacaattCTAGGCAAGGTGAGATATTTTTGTCggtaaaattaattatgtgaGAAATGTTGGCAGAAATACTTATATGCAAATATTGATATAGTAACCATCATATCGAAATaataaacttggagtcacgcgatgacatGTGGTCCTTCAACTACGACTGGTCAGGTAATCATgctgtttattaggctacagatgaaataagttccGATgcacttcacagggtggtgaaagtgcaaggttaGGAGTTTGTTGCTCCTTTCCAATACATGTTGAGGGTTTTATTTTGGCGACATGATAATCTGTGCTTGGCTGCTGTTTGACAGGTAAAAATATTCTTCATCGTTTGTCCataataataatctcatcatgtaggctatatgtGAGCTCTAGGCTGGAGTGCACGTGCCAATATCAGAATGTGCACACTTGCTATATAACACACTTTTTTTGCGAGACAACCATCAGTAGAGTGAAAATGCAatagaaacccatttaacttgtatctTTTTAtacggtacatgggaatttaaccgcaAAAGGTATTCTTATGTGCACTACATCATTACGCACAGcctttatctgcaacaagtcagtttgatAGGAAAATGTGCATATTATTTTTATGCGGATTTTAGAGTATTTACATAAATCTGTTGTCAATTGGATGAAAACCTAGctagtgttgatttaacactggaTAATTTGCTGTGCAGAAATGTTCTTGAAATGTGTCTAGACTATTTTTAATATtttatgttctgagaacatggtaaccaTGAAACCAATATTCTTCTAACCCACAGAAAATTGGATACGAATGTTCTTGCATTGTTCTCATGAAACGTGTCATGGCAACCATGTGtcatggcaaccatgttctgtgtatgtttggcGGGACGTTGATGGACTTCTCTCCGAACCCACAGAACTGGACATGTGAAAGTTATTCAAAGTACCATGAAATGTGTCTAGAACGTTCAAATTgtacattctgagaacatggcaaccactttctgggtctgttgtgtttgACATTAAGGGAATGTTTTCCTTACTCTAATGCCAAAACATGCTAAAAAGGTTCCCAGAAGGTTTTCACTAACATATATAGAATGTTTCGCTAACTAATGGAAAACTGGACACTCAAACATTAGAGGAACATTATGGGTTAACATTACAAAAAAACGTTCTCTGCCTAAATTTGTTAGCTGGGAAAATGAAGACTCACAAATATCACTCTTTGGGTCCTGGGTTATTCCTGAC
Proteins encoded in this window:
- the sumf1 gene encoding formylglycine-generating enzyme isoform X5 — protein: MLFYCAFVLFSLNVKDDVLCVQSKPELSVGAEPETIVPLAAESSSCGCHNLKREAVVDIEKESSIITENPAVKYSKKSNERHTDTQTNGEQTDTRSQMVLIPGGEFLMGTDSPGIPQDGEGPQRRVHLDHFYMDAHEVSNRHFQSFINATGYITEAERFGDSFVFEGVLSEEVKSQISQAVAAAPWWLPVRGADWRHPEGPDSSITDSRLDHPVLHVSWQDAVAYCSWAHKRLPTEAEWEYACRGGLQERLYPWGNKLKPKGQHYANLWQGKFPTHNSEEDGYTKTSPVKSFPANGYGLYNMVGNAWEWTSDWWTVHHTTDERHNPAGPPSGTDRVKKGGSYMCHKVSND